In Sphingopyxis sp. 113P3, one DNA window encodes the following:
- a CDS encoding ISAs1 family transposase, whose protein sequence is MSWFAAAFDDLRDPRTGNARRHDLLEVLTMALTASICGAESCSDFADFAVDREDLFREFLRLENGVPSHDTFSRIFRLLDPAAFARCFEQFLTALGEAGAGVVAIDGKTLRRSFDTAAGRSPLAVVTAFASSTRTVIGQESFRPGEGDSEILAARALLECLDLTGQLVTADALHCQTETAQLILDRGGDYLLRLKANRPALHEAVASYFAAPDILAGLATTETSDADHGRLEERRAFVSHDLGWLHGPKRACTEPVDMPALACLGMIEATVTRNGKTTTTRHYHLSSRTLSPEEYLAAARSHWSIENGLHWVLDMTFDEDRARSRKDHAPENLATLRKLALNVLRTARPDISIRRKRKRSGWSNAFAKTILGQMR, encoded by the coding sequence ATGTCCTGGTTTGCCGCGGCGTTTGATGATCTTCGCGATCCGCGAACGGGCAACGCGCGCCGTCACGATCTGCTGGAAGTGCTGACGATGGCGCTGACGGCGTCGATTTGCGGGGCGGAGAGTTGTTCGGATTTTGCGGATTTCGCGGTGGATCGCGAGGATCTGTTCCGGGAGTTTCTGCGCCTTGAGAATGGGGTTCCCAGCCATGACACCTTCTCCCGGATTTTCCGGCTGCTGGATCCGGCAGCCTTTGCACGCTGCTTCGAGCAGTTTCTGACCGCTCTTGGCGAAGCGGGTGCCGGTGTTGTCGCCATCGACGGCAAGACACTGCGGCGCTCGTTCGACACGGCAGCCGGCCGATCGCCGCTGGCGGTGGTGACGGCCTTTGCCTCGTCGACACGCACCGTCATCGGCCAGGAAAGCTTCCGTCCGGGGGAAGGCGACAGCGAAATCCTTGCCGCAAGAGCGCTCCTCGAATGCCTGGACCTCACAGGCCAGCTTGTCACCGCCGATGCCCTGCACTGCCAGACCGAGACTGCGCAGCTGATCCTCGATCGTGGCGGCGATTATCTCTTACGTCTCAAGGCGAACAGACCGGCCCTGCATGAGGCGGTGGCCAGCTACTTCGCTGCACCGGATATCCTTGCCGGTCTCGCCACGACTGAGACAAGCGATGCCGATCATGGACGTCTCGAAGAGCGGCGGGCTTTTGTCAGCCATGACCTTGGCTGGCTGCACGGTCCCAAGCGCGCCTGCACCGAACCGGTGGACATGCCCGCTCTTGCCTGTCTCGGCATGATCGAGGCCACGGTCACCCGCAATGGAAAGACCACAACGACCCGCCATTATCATCTCTCATCCCGGACGCTGAGCCCGGAAGAATATCTTGCCGCCGCCAGATCCCACTGGTCGATCGAAAATGGTCTCCACTGGGTGCTCGACATGACATTCGATGAAGATCGCGCCCGCAGCCGAAAGGACCATGCCCCCGAAAATCTCGCAACCTTGCGCAAGCTCGCCCTCAATGTCCTGCGAACCGCCAGACCCGATATCTCCATCAGGAGAAAACGGAAACGCTCCGGATGGTCCAACGCCTTCGCCAAAACCATCCTCGGTCAAATGCGATAG
- a CDS encoding TonB-dependent receptor, protein MKFKALIGTSVLAMAVTTPAFAQDANNDTRDAFGGEIVVTAQRQSERLQDVPIAVSAFSSEALEAQQIKTPSDLQLTLPNVTFTKTNFTGASFTIRGIGDLCVGTTCDSATAIHLNGDPLFSTRLFETEFFDLERVEVLRGPQGTLFGRNATSGVVNVITAKPKLGTFEGSAEAEYGNYDSMKGKAMINIPLGDTAGFRVAGIYLNRDGYTKNTFLNTRIDDRDLYSVRGSLRWEATPDTTIDLMASYFREKDKRTRIQKQLCQRDPTGILGCLNTRLDNSPFNGNATFTAALTSREFLAIRGIPTIFALGSLYGPDVYANTTIPADSRVVNTAYTPSYFTSELILQGQIEHNFGPVSLQVSGQYQKVKLEAQQDYNSNVGDRSLYASGLNFLQLGASGALDGLIPGISNYLAPVAASIIPNGPTGQLCTSLSDDLGFGSFGGNSICSDQSLQFDRSNQYNSSWSAEAILSSDLDGPFNFLVGGIYADYHLTENSYYVNAFPIDYLTGILGAFSAYGAGLPPSYLGTPFFRNNTDDLKIKSYGLFGEAYFEVNDRLKLTAGLRYNNDKKSVLARSTLASFLVPFGQTGTAFDSPFVGSFDADPGTPGNQIIQGRTVKFNEWTGRAVVDFKVTEDNLLYASYSRGYKSGGINPPLQPVFAVPESFSPEQVDAFEIGSKNAFGNGALQLNLTAFYYKYNDLQLSKIVARTAVNDNVDADIYGFEAEAMIRPDPDWVVNLGFSYLHTKVSSDKFTSNPRDFGGGRNDAVIIKDITNAANCAVGSRTGNVAGINAFVNTVQNVINAGLVPGVAGGAGLQGTTTFPADGGIASTGAFSICSVLEAAAAGAFAAGGLDPAAFGGVDYFSAGVPVNIKGNKLPQAPNYKFSAGIQYTAHLGDMTLVPRFDLAYTGDSYGSIFNGNVNRIKGYAQVNAQLQLNQGYRI, encoded by the coding sequence ATGAAGTTCAAGGCACTGATCGGAACCTCGGTCCTGGCGATGGCGGTCACGACACCGGCGTTTGCCCAGGATGCGAACAATGACACGCGCGATGCATTCGGCGGCGAGATCGTCGTGACCGCGCAGCGCCAGTCGGAACGTCTGCAGGACGTGCCGATCGCTGTCAGCGCCTTTTCGTCCGAAGCGCTGGAGGCGCAGCAGATCAAGACGCCGTCGGATCTCCAGCTGACGCTGCCGAACGTGACCTTCACCAAGACCAACTTCACCGGCGCGAGCTTTACCATCCGCGGCATCGGGGACCTTTGCGTCGGCACGACCTGCGACAGCGCGACCGCGATCCATCTCAATGGCGACCCGCTCTTTTCGACCCGCCTTTTTGAAACCGAATTCTTCGATCTTGAGCGCGTCGAAGTGCTGCGCGGCCCGCAGGGTACGCTGTTCGGCCGCAATGCGACCTCGGGCGTGGTCAACGTCATCACCGCCAAGCCGAAGCTCGGCACCTTCGAAGGATCTGCCGAAGCCGAATATGGCAATTATGACTCGATGAAGGGCAAGGCGATGATCAACATCCCGCTGGGTGACACCGCGGGTTTTCGCGTCGCCGGCATCTATCTCAATCGGGACGGCTATACGAAGAACACGTTCCTCAACACCCGGATCGATGACCGCGACCTCTATTCGGTGCGCGGCTCGCTGCGCTGGGAAGCGACCCCCGACACCACGATCGACCTGATGGCGTCCTATTTCCGCGAGAAGGACAAGCGTACCCGAATCCAGAAGCAGCTTTGCCAGCGCGATCCGACCGGTATTCTGGGCTGCCTCAACACGCGGCTCGACAATTCGCCCTTCAACGGCAACGCGACCTTCACTGCGGCGCTGACGTCACGCGAGTTCCTGGCAATCCGCGGCATCCCGACGATTTTCGCGCTCGGCAGCCTCTATGGTCCCGATGTCTATGCCAATACGACAATCCCGGCCGATTCGCGGGTCGTTAACACGGCCTATACGCCGAGCTATTTCACCAGCGAGCTCATCCTCCAGGGCCAGATCGAACATAATTTCGGCCCCGTCTCGCTGCAGGTCTCGGGCCAGTATCAGAAGGTGAAACTCGAAGCCCAACAGGACTATAACAGCAATGTCGGCGACCGGTCGCTCTATGCGAGCGGCCTCAACTTCCTGCAACTGGGTGCAAGCGGAGCGCTCGACGGCCTCATTCCGGGCATTTCCAACTATCTCGCGCCCGTGGCAGCATCGATCATCCCGAACGGGCCGACCGGACAGCTGTGCACCTCGCTCTCTGACGACCTCGGCTTCGGCAGCTTTGGCGGCAACAGCATCTGTTCGGATCAGTCGCTCCAGTTCGACCGGTCGAACCAGTATAATAGCAGCTGGTCGGCCGAGGCGATCCTGAGCAGCGACCTCGACGGGCCGTTCAACTTCCTCGTCGGCGGCATCTATGCCGACTATCATCTGACCGAAAACAGCTATTATGTGAACGCCTTCCCGATCGACTATCTGACGGGCATCCTCGGGGCGTTCAGCGCCTATGGGGCCGGGCTGCCGCCGTCCTATCTCGGCACGCCGTTCTTCCGCAACAACACCGACGATTTGAAAATCAAATCCTACGGTCTCTTCGGCGAAGCCTATTTCGAGGTGAACGACCGACTGAAACTGACCGCTGGCCTGCGCTACAACAATGACAAGAAGAGCGTGCTCGCGCGCTCGACGCTCGCGAGCTTCCTCGTGCCCTTCGGACAGACCGGCACCGCGTTCGACTCGCCCTTCGTCGGGTCATTCGACGCCGATCCCGGCACGCCCGGAAACCAGATCATCCAGGGCCGCACGGTTAAGTTCAACGAATGGACCGGCCGCGCGGTGGTCGACTTCAAGGTGACCGAGGACAATCTCCTCTATGCCTCCTACTCCCGCGGCTACAAATCAGGCGGTATCAACCCGCCCCTGCAACCCGTGTTCGCGGTGCCGGAGTCCTTCTCGCCCGAGCAGGTCGACGCTTTTGAAATCGGGTCGAAGAATGCCTTTGGCAATGGCGCGCTGCAGCTCAACCTCACCGCCTTCTATTACAAGTACAACGATCTGCAACTCAGCAAGATTGTCGCCCGCACGGCGGTCAACGACAATGTCGACGCCGACATCTACGGCTTCGAGGCCGAAGCCATGATCCGGCCCGATCCCGACTGGGTCGTCAACCTTGGCTTCAGCTATCTGCACACCAAAGTGTCGAGCGACAAGTTCACCAGCAACCCGCGTGACTTTGGCGGCGGCCGCAACGATGCGGTCATCATCAAGGACATCACCAACGCCGCCAACTGCGCCGTCGGCTCGCGAACCGGCAATGTCGCGGGAATCAATGCTTTCGTGAACACTGTTCAGAATGTGATCAACGCTGGCCTCGTACCTGGCGTTGCCGGCGGTGCCGGCCTGCAGGGCACGACGACCTTCCCCGCCGACGGCGGTATCGCGTCGACGGGCGCCTTTAGCATCTGCTCTGTCTTGGAAGCCGCAGCTGCGGGAGCTTTCGCTGCAGGCGGTCTCGATCCGGCAGCCTTTGGCGGCGTCGACTATTTCTCGGCCGGCGTTCCCGTCAACATCAAGGGCAACAAGTTGCCGCAGGCGCCGAACTACAAGTTCAGCGCTGGCATCCAGTATACCGCGCATCTGGGCGACATGACCCTCGTCCCGCGCTTCGACCTTGCCTACACCGGCGACAGCTATGGCAGCATCTTCAACGGCAATGTCAACCGGATCAAAGGCTATGCCCAGGTCAATGCCCAGCTGCAGCTGAACCAGGGCTATCGCATTTGA